In Sciurus carolinensis chromosome 13, mSciCar1.2, whole genome shotgun sequence, a genomic segment contains:
- the Clec4f gene encoding C-type lectin domain family 4 member F produces the protein MKGAEMESDKVTFCTDNQCVSLQTREMDSMTVAPIAPRMPRLRLATLAFIAVIVVFFLVALFVVALQPRSPALEERPSFQEFQAMFLGDNTTGQSPVEPNNHHYFGRAAEVQEVIQMFRGHMESSRTWHEEIQMLNFRVDNVSSQIQMLGGHLGDARADIQMVKGALKDTNTLGLQTQTLRSSLERADTEIERLKGSLQSANALNTQAQTFLQGSLDNISAEMQVLRGHLERAGDEIHVLKRDLETVTAQTQIANGHLEQTDAQIQELKAELENASTLNAQIQVLNGQLKNASREIQTLKQGVKDAAALNSQTQMLESNLQKASTEMQRLKGDLENTKTLTTKIQEEQSRLRNLFATLASQEQQQSSQNQLLQLILKGWKVYAGNLYYFSHVKKSWHEAENSCVSMGAHLASVTSQDEQTFLVYFTKNSYHWIGLTDMGTEGSWRWTDGTQFDKAQSRAFWDKNQPDNWRHRNGQTEDCVHLQQLWNDIDCNSLYYWVCKRPMDQRVAGQS, from the exons ATGAAGGGTGCAGAGATGGAAAGTGACAAGGTCACCTTCTGCACAGATAACCAGTGTGTCTCCCTACAGACCCGAG AGATGGACTCCATGACAGTGGCTCCCATAGCCCCCAGGATGCCGAGGCTTCGTTTGGCCACCCTGGCATTCATAGCTGTGATTGTGGTCTTCTTTCTCGTGGCTCTCTTTGTTGTGG CTCTCCAGCCCCGAAGCCCTGCTCTGGAGGAACGTCCTTCCTTCCAAGAGTTTCAAGCCATGTTTCTGGGAGACAACACTACTGGCCAGTCACCTGTGGAGCCCAACA ATCATCACTACTTTGGCAGGGCAGCAGAAGTGCAAGAGGTCATCCAGATGTTCAGAGGGCACATGGAAAGTTCCCGCACCTGGCATGAGGAGATCCAGATGTTGAATTTCAGAGTGGACAATGTCAGTTCTCAGATCCAGATGCTTGGAGGTCATCTGGGAGATGCCAGGGCTGACATCCAGATGGTAAAAGGTGCTCTGAAGGACACTAACACCTTGGGCTTGCAGACCCAGACATTAAGGAGCTCCTTGGAGAGGGCCGATACCGAGATTGAGAGGCTGAAGGGAAGTCTACAAAGTGCAAATGCTCTAAACACGCAGGCCCAGACCTTTCTGCAGGGCAGTTTAGACAACATCAGTGCTGAGATGCAGGTGCTGAGAGGTCATTTGGAAAGGGCAGGTGATGAGATTCATGTGTTAAAAAGAGATTTGGAAACTGTCACTGCCCAGACCCAAATAGCAAATGGCCATCTGGAACAGACAGATGCTCAGATCCAAGAGCTAAAAGCAGAGCTGGAAAATGCCAGTACTTTAAATGCCCAGATTCAGGTGTTGAATGGTCAGTTGAAAAATGCCAGCAGAGAGATACAGACCCTAAAACAAGGAGTGAAGGATGCTGCAGCCTTAAATTCCCAGACTCAGATGTTAGAGAGCAATCTGCAGAAGGCCAGTACTGAGATGCAGAGGCTTAAAGGGGATTTAGAGAACACCAAGACTCTAACTACAAAAATCCAGGAGGAGCAGAGTCGCCTGCGGAACCTCTTTGCAACCCTTGCTTCACAGGAGCAGCAACAAAGTTCCCAAA ATCAACTTCTCCAGCTGATCCTGAAAGGCTGGAAGGTCTATGCGGGAAACTTGTACTACTTTTCACATGTCAAGAAGTCCTGGCACGAGGCTGAGAATTCCTGTGTGTCCATGGGAGCCCACCTGGCATCGGTGACCTCTCAAGACGAGCAG ACATTCCTGGTATATTTCACAAAAAACTCTTACCACTGGATTGGCCTCACTGACATGGGCACAGAGGGCTCCTGGCGCTGGACAGACGGGACACAGTTTGATAAGGCCCAGAGCAGGGC GTTTTGGGACAAAAATCAGCCAGACAACTGGCGGCACAGGAATGGGCAGACTGAAGACTGTGTCCATCTCCAGCAGTTGTGGAATGACATTGACTGCAATAGCCTCTATTACTGGGTCTGCAAGAGGCCCATGGATCAGCGGGTGGCAGGCCAGAGCTGA